A genomic segment from Zerene cesonia ecotype Mississippi chromosome 7, Zerene_cesonia_1.1, whole genome shotgun sequence encodes:
- the LOC119828201 gene encoding uncharacterized protein LOC119828201, whose product MSHSKNANKLTDKCIIDTPINDSIEGEDESIACNASESRTYAVTVSKKSSSSGEDVALCAGQKSFISIHSTDHLCQVADIDNPANIEDCNVEVLSLNEVFPSTSEESLSNDEDAPVPRKKNKNRGAIQKSQSESTGKSPYVPTNSKSSTMSGREKESLEAQSSVYSDYNIPKSTMYVIGSNPGEPKISYQDPPKKISKTMKKFLRNIDKHKNEQTTKSGEKAISKLTTMRGILKDGRCGPECTGDSTAQDTDDYTEDMLAYQMECGQNPNYTKHGPDKNVSFNTQVVIIHFTGDLCVGQSIETLSKEKDQQARNSELRKTYLTKYNELWPTQK is encoded by the exons ATGTCACATTCGAAGAATGCTAATAAATTAACTGATAAGTGTATAATAGACACTCCGATTAATGATAGCATAGAAGGTGAAG ATGAATCAATAGCTTGTAATGCATCAGAAAGCCGTACTTATGCGG TGACAGTATCGAAGAAATCTTCAAGCTCAGGCGAAGATGTGGCGCTATGCGCGGGCCAAAAGTCATTTATAAGCATCCATTCGACAGACCACCTTTGTCAAGTGGCCGACATCGATAATCCAGCAAATATAGAAGATTGTAATGTCGAAGTGTTAAGTTTGAATGAGGTATTTCCCTCAACTTCCGAAGAAAGCCTGTCAAATGATGAAGATGCCCCTGTAcctagaaagaaaaataaaaaccgaGGAGCAATACAAAAATCGCAATCTGAAAGTACTGGCAAGTCTCCTTATGTGCCAACTAACAGTAAATCGTCAACTATGTCAGGGAGAGAAAAAGAGTCATTGGAAGCACAATCTTCAGTATACTCAGATTACAATATTCCGAAAAGTACTATGTATGTGATAGGCAGTAACCCTGGAGAACCTAAAATATCTTATCAAGATCCtcctaaaaaaatatctaagacg ATGAAGAAATTCCTACGCAACATTGACAAACATAAGAATGAACAAACTACGAAAAGCGGTGAAAAGGCAATCAGTAAACTAACAACGATGCGCGGAATCCTGAAAGATGGTAGATGCGGACCCGAATGCACTGGTGACTCTACAGCCCAAGATACGGATGactata CTGAGGACATGTTGGCTTACCAAATGGAGTGTGGACAAAATCCAAATTATACGAAGCATGGCCCAGACAAAAACGTGTCTTTTAATACGCAAGTCGTGATTATTCACTTCACTGGCGATCTCTGCGTTGGACAGAGCATCGAAACTTTGAGCAAAGAAAAGGATCAACAAGCACGTAACTCTGAACTTAGAAAAACATATCTAACGAAGTATAATGAACTTTGGCCCACGCAAAAATAG
- the LOC119840789 gene encoding protein disulfide-isomerase, translating into MRIVLSFLAIALLGSAIGDEIPTEDNVLVLTKPLFDDIITKTEFILVEFYAPWCGHCKSLAPEYAKAATKLAEEDSPIKLAKVDATQEQDLAENYKVRGYPTLIFFKNGSPIDYTGGRQADDIIAWLKKKTGPPAATVASAEQAKELIAANPVIVFGFFPDQTTLKAVTFVNTAGLVDDQVFALVSDEKIIEELEAKPEDVVLYKNFEEPSVKFEGEEFTEDIFKNWVFVQSMPTVVEFSHETASKIFGGQIKYHLLLFLSKKNGDFEKYLEVLKPVAKTYREKIMTVAIDTDEDDHQRILEFFGMKKDEVPSARLIALEQDMAKYKPATNELTANAIEEFVQSFFAGTLKQHLLSEDLPEDWSAKPVKVLVASNFDEVVFDSNKKVLVEFYAPWCGHCKQLVPIYDKLGEHFEKDDDVVIAKIDATANELEHTKITSFPTIKLYTKDNQVKDYNGERTLAAMTKFVETDGEGAEPTPSVSEEDEDDESAPRDEL; encoded by the exons atgagaattgttttatcatttttggCGATAGCCCTTTTGGGCTCCGCGATCGGAGACGAAATTCCAACTGAAGACAATGTCCTTGTTCTAACAAAACCCCTTTTCGATGATATTATTACCAAGACAGAATTTATTTTGGTGGAATTCt ATGCACCATGGTGCGGCCACTGCAAATCACTCGCGCCGGAGTACGCCAAAGCAGCTACAAAGTTGGCTGAAGAAGACTCCCCAATCAAACTCGCCAAAGTCGATGCCACGCAAGAACAAGACCTGGCCGAAAATTACAAAGTTAGGGGATACCCAACCCTTATTTTCTTCAAGAACGGCAGCCCTATTGATTATACCG GTGGCCGTCAAGCTGATGACATCATCGCTTGGTTGAAGAAGAAGACTGGACCTCCAGCTGCCACAGTTGCATCAGCTGAACAGGCTAAAGAGCTGATTGCCGCCAACCCCGTAATTGTATTTGGTTTCTTCCCTGACCAAACTACACTGAAGGCTGTTACTTTTGTAAATACTGCTGGTTTGGTTGATGACCAAGTATTCGCTCTTGTTTCTGATGAGAAGATCATTGAAGAGCTTGAAGCTAAACCAGAAGATGTTGTCCTGTACAAGAAT TTCGAAGAACCAAGCGTCAAGTTTGAAGGCGAAGAGTTCACAGAGGACATCTTCAAGAACTGGGTGTTTGTACAAAGCATGCCCACCGTTGTCGAGTTCTCCCACGAGACCGCTTCCAAGATCTTCGGCGGACAGATTAAATACCACCTCCTGTTGTTCCTTTCCAAG AAAAATGGTGATTTCGAGAAATACCTAGAAGTCCTGAAGCCCGTCGCCAAGACTTACCGCGAGAAGATCATGACCGTGGCTATTGACACCGATGAAGACGACCACCAGAG AATATTAGAGTTCTTCGGCATGAAGAAGGATGAGGTGCCCTCGGCGCGATTGATCGCATTGGAACAAGACATGGCCAAGTACAAGCCGGCCACTAACGAGCTCACCGCCAACGCTATTGAG GAATTCGTGCAATCGTTCTTCGCGGGCACTCTGAAACAGCACCTCCTCAGCGAGGACCTGCCGGAGGACTGGTCGGCGAAGCCCGTCAAGGTGCTGGTCGCCAGCAACTTCGACGAGGTCGTCTTTGACAGCAACAAGAAGGTCCTCGTCGAGTTCTATGCTCCATG GTGCGGCCACTGCAAGCAGCTGGTGCCGATCTACGACAAGCTGGGAGAGCACTTCGAGAAGGACGACGACGTCGTGATCGCCAAGATAGACGCCACCGCCAACGAGCTGGAGCACACCAAGATCACGTCATTCCCCACTATCAAGCTCTACACTAAGGACAATCAG GTGAAAGACTACAACGGCGAGCGAACACTCGCCGCCATGACCAAGTTCGTTGAGACTGACGGTGAGGGAGCAGAGCCCACTCCATCTGTg TCGGAGGAAGATGAAGACGACGAATCGGCGCCCAGAGACGAATTATAA
- the LOC119840790 gene encoding methyltransferase-like protein 22 — MMSEMTVVSEIYDEYNYKTECKPSKIGNIISQFPFLLPRGKSKVNVDEDDDLDLQRPNKEVIKIEHSSKTKIALVGLQVWRGAFLLGDLLIHLGVRGDLKGKTVLELGAGTGLTSFVAAIYAKKVVCTDIDVGGILELIKINAKCNEKLIKSQFKVLPLDFMNTDWNSILLREIQQTDIIIAADVIYDDDVTAAFVATIQKMLNTNPPKTLYIVLEKRYVFTIEHMDSVAPCYETFLTLLDKVKTDPRSNWTVEQLPLNFPKYFMYERVKELVLWKICSK; from the exons atg ATGTCGGAGATGACAGTAGTTTCAGAGATTTACgatgaatataattacaaaacagAATGTAAACCATCTAAAATTGGAA ATATAATATCACAGTTTCCCTTCCTCCTACCTAGGGgaaaaagtaaagtaaatgttgatgaagatgatgattTGGACTTACAGAGGCCAAATAAagaagttattaaaattg AGCATAGTTCAAAAACAAAGATAGCATTAGTTGGTTTGCAAGTGTGGCGAGGAGCTTTCCTACTTggcgatttattaatacatttggGTGTTCGTGGAGACTTGAAGGGGAAAACTGTTTTAGAACTGGGTGCTGGTACAGGCCTCACAAGTTTTGTTGCAGCTATATATGCAAAGAAAGTTGTGTGTACTg ATATAGATGTAGGAGGCATATTGGagcttattaaaatcaatgcaAAGTGTAATGAAAAGCTGATAAAATCACAATTCAAAGTGCTGCCATTGGACTTTATGAACACAGATTGGAATTCGATTCTATTGAGAGAAATCCAACagactgatattataattgctgCAGATG TAATATACGATGATGACGTGACAGCAGCGTTCGTGGCTACGATACAAAAGATGCTCAATACAAATCCACCAAAGACATTGTACATTGTGCTAGAGAAACGCTACGTATTCACCATAGAGCATATGGACTCCGTAGCACCGTGCTATGAAACATTCCTAACTTTACTGGATAAGGTCAAAACGGATCCGCGTTCCAATTGGACGGTGGAACAGTTACCTCTCAACTTTCCTAAGTATTTCATGTACGAGCGTGTGAAGGAATTGGTGTTGTGGAAAATTTGCTCTAAATGA